TAAATGCTGCAGGTAATTGGGAATTTCATGCATATGACCGTCAACGTCCAAATTATGGTCGTTTAATTTGTCGTAAAAAAGCAACCTTAATGGATGGCCAGCATCGTTTAGGAGGAATAAAAGAGTACATCGAGGAAACAGGTAGCACTCTAAGTGTGCCTTTTTTGGCGTTTCATTATTTAGATGAAGATGAGGAAATCAAACTTTTTGATGTAATTAATACAAAAGCGAAAGGGATAGGGACTTCACTCAGTCGTTATTTAAATCGTGATAATGATGACTTAAGTTGGGTCGCAACAAATTTAATATTAAAACCAGAAAGTCCATTTTTTAGTAAAGGAACATTGATTGGTAAGCGCACACGTGAGAAACATATTACATTACAGAACCTTTATCACATCGTTAATTTACTTACAAAGAAATCTGATTTAGCAAAATTGCCAAAAGAAAAGATATTAAACTTAACAATGTTCTATTTTAATTTAATCAAAGAATTGCTACCAGATGAATGGGAGGATTATCAAAACTATCG
Above is a window of Solibacillus sp. FSL W7-1436 DNA encoding:
- a CDS encoding DGQHR domain-containing protein — its product is MSNNLSTSVVLENVVQSKMRGRVIYQGAVSSQVAVNFSYSKLFNDPSGKGYQRPINKKRCTNFADYLSQGEDSLYTPILLNAAGNWEFHAYDRQRPNYGRLICRKKATLMDGQHRLGGIKEYIEETGSTLSVPFLAFHYLDEDEEIKLFDVINTKAKGIGTSLSRYLNRDNDDLSWVATNLILKPESPFFSKGTLIGKRTREKHITLQNLYHIVNLLTKKSDLAKLPKEKILNLTMFYFNLIKELLPDEWEDYQNYRLTHITCLNALAIVGNELINENYLAKSQQPDSVRIANKLVNLGEIDWSATGDLKFVKGVAGTKLLAGDIRNCIK